One Eurosta solidaginis isolate ZX-2024a chromosome 1, ASM4086904v1, whole genome shotgun sequence genomic window, CTCAGCAAATTCATCTGTCTTGGATGGTGAACAATGTTGAAAAGCACAGTTTTCTCCAAGCACTGTTATTTGCGGTTCCTGATTTTTTGTCACAGATGAATTCTTCAGTGTTGGACTTAACTTTGCTCCTTCACCTTTCGGGAGGCAATGaatgaattattattatataaactACACAGTTTGAATCCAAGAAAAGGTGACATTAATCGTCGTCTGATTTCGTAAAATTGATATTGGTTTAGGAAAATAGAGATATTTCGGCAGCCGTCATAAATGGGGTGTTCCCCAAAGAATTCTGAGATTGAATGTTCTTCAAGCTTATTCGGAGATAGCAAGGTTTTTTCGAAAAAGCTATTCGTTCAGTACACAAATCTCCGGATTTTTTAAACTGGTTTTTGCTGCTACTTTTTATTTTGAGCACAAATAAATTCATACGAATAACAACCCTGTTTCGAGAGGCTTCTAAAATAGAACGATCCACAAAACATTATTTGAAATTAGGCGTTCTGCAAAAGTTTGCTCTGAGCGGCGTCGAAATTATCAAATGTCTTCCCTACATACATATTCACTCTTTTAGATTTTAAAATTAGTGCGACAGTTTTCAGCTTGATGAATAGCCGAAAATCAATGCATTTGATATTCGATGTTGGACTGTACTTATGCTTATAAGGGTTGTCAGTATCTCCGATAGCCCTAGTTTCAAAAACCCTGTGATATACTTTGTTATGAAATAAGCTCTAAtttggaaatcaaaatttacataaCTACTTAACCTCTTCCAGTCTTTGGGTTATACGCTTCGCTTGTAACATCGAAGAATTTGTAGATTTTGGCACATTGGCATTTGCTGGTACAACAGTCATAATCGGTTCCGGCGAAGGTGAAGGTGATAttacaatttcatttttaattgttAAGTCACTGCGCAATTTCAACAATGCAGCCGCTGGTGTCGGCGAAGTTGGACGCGAATTGTGGTCACGCTCTTGTGGCATTGCACTCAAAATACTTAAAGTATTATCCATGTAATCGTCGTGCATCGACAACgatctctgttgttgttgttgcagctgtgcaatttgttgttgctgcagttgctgttgctgctgctgttgttgttgctgtgcagCTGCACTTGCTGTAAATATTGTCGTTTGCATCTCTTCTGCCGTCGCAGCCGAAATTAAGTAATTTATTGGATTAAAGCCACTCGTGTCGCGTGCCACGCAATTTTCATGAGCCATCTTTAAATGATTCTTCATTTTATCCGGACGTGAGAATTCTTTGCCGCACAATGTGCATGGAAACACTTTGCGTACCTTGCCCTCGTGATAGAGGAAGGCATGTCGTTGGAAgctatatttatttttgaaaGTCTTTTGTAAGTCATCTTTAGCACATTCGGTGCATTGATATACACCTTCGTTGATGCGCGCATAACGAAAGAGATCGAGTCCACGCACCGACATTTCAGTCAAATGCTCAGCTTGATCATCCAATGTAGATTGTGCTTTGCGTCGTATACGTCTTCGTTGCACTGGACGACGTGAAGTGGTGCCACTACTGCCAGAACTTACATTCGGTCTTACCAAATCGTTTGTGCGATTCGCATTCGAATTTTCATTGTCAGCCGTGTcgcttattgttattgttgtaataGGTACAGCTGAGTCATCCACATTTCCCACCGATGATGTATCTGCATTTTTATAATCAAAACCAGCTGTTTCATCGACTAACATCAATTCTGGCTCTGATTTATCAGTCTGATCGAGTATGAGATCCATGTTTGTGGGTGACATGCTTTCTTCGTTTTGATATTCCTGTTCGAGCAGTTTCGTAGGCTGTGAGGATGTTTGGGCAGGCGTTTGTgactgttgttgttcttgttcttGTGCATTTAATTGTTCCTGTTCCCGCTGTTGTTGCGCCtgatgttgctgttgctgttgtcggAAGAAATCGGCGCCTGGCTTTAGCATTGGATTCGCTGCCATATGCAATAGAAATTGATGATGCAAATTATTAGCTGAAGGTGGCTGAATTGCATTTGGTGTTTGACGCTCAGCAACACTTGCTAGCGATTGTAGTGCTGCACAACTGAAATCGGTATTCTTGGGATTAGACATGGGCTCAGTTGTATTATTAGTATTTGAGATTTCCTTTGGTCCGGCACGCAGTTGTTGCTTCAGCAATGAATTGGTATTCTGCGTGTtattctgctgttgttgttggtgttgcggtTTCTGCTGTTGATTTTGTTGTGACTGCTGCGTTGGTGCGGTAAGCTGTAAGGTTTTTCGTACTTTTAAGCCCAAAGCGGCTGgtaaatttgttattacttcTTGTGGATCATTGAATTGTAAAAGTGAGACTTGTGCTTGGTCTGATTGCATTGCATCGTTCTGtgatgattgttgttgttgtggttgaaCTGTTGCTGCTGGTTTTATTAAACCGAAAAGTCTTTGTGATAATTCTGGTGATGTATTTATTAATTGCActgaaaataaaggaaaatatgaCACGAAATTAGTCCTCCATGGGCTCAGAtcaagaaaaatttttatttaaaactgtATTATCTTTTTATTGGCAAGTAGATTACTGGAAGCTTTCCACCGAGGCAGTAGTCCTAGTAAGGGAATGTGGTAGAATGGGGCATTTCCATACAAATTAAAGGAACACCCAAAGAGCTACAATTTACATGCTGCCGGGGGGTTAGGATCAATCGTCAAAATTCTGTCTAACTTAACAAAACTCAAAGACAGGCCGGCAATGTCCTCTATGACCCAGAAACATACACGACACCTTTTTTGTAATCAAGAAAACTAAAAGGAAGGCCAACGTCTCAATTCATGGTCCCTGACAGCATAATCATCCTGATATTCCGATGTTGGGAACTatcatttttcaacttaagtaatagtatttttcgctttataaacaattctctcttttgctgagtacaccATGATTCTCATTCTCAACTTGAGCCACTttttcgtaacaactcttgagattttagaggtatgctagttatcaacatgagctctaatggtactgaaGCCCAAATGCTAgttgggtatattcgatgccatttcgaacgaaagcaaataactgataggttaactagagtttaaccgtGCCAGATGGGCCGCtcaagctcagcttaaacttcagttaaagtggactgaaaacctgcaaaataagtttaagcttattttaactgacaaactgagttgaacttgtactgaaaaaccgggcctttgtagtacaaattttatgcgcagcaacttcagaggtgtatttaaagtttgacgcttagcagtccatataaagtttaagcgtaaacgtctatagatgtaaaaaaaaaacacggcaatTGTTTCAATATGTGGCTTGCCGCCATATTTTTTCATGATTCCTGTTAAGAGTGCAAAAACACCACCCTAACTCAAAGTCAGGGAAGCattgcatctcccaactccgccaaaacgccagAAGGAAGCGCAgaagccaaccttgaggcctatttaaattttcagcgCAACTAAAAAAGCCCGAAAAAATTGTAGTTGAGCCGAGAATGACACTGTACGTCCATTCAGACGAAACGACTAGAACGGAATCTTTCTGTTCCTTTTAAAACAACACCAAGCGTTAtatttcaaagttattttttaacTCAGAATTAGTTTAAGAAATGTTTGACACATTTATGACTATGACACATTGTATGACTACCCTTCGTGTCAGGTCAACTCTGTTATTGGTGCCTTCAcctaaaaaatttcataatttcacaaaaagaaaatatgcaaaatgtTACTAACAAATGCCACAAAAATAGGtcactcggcaaaaaaaaaaacaatatcttAAAAGTGAATAAATACACAAACTCTTATGGCTAGTAGTTGTGGTATGGCAACATTGACCAATTAAATTGCTTTCCATAATATTGGTTAGattagctgttttatatggaCATGTATATGGCATGTTTGCTAGGGCCTTAAGGCCTTCGTTGAGTCACGAATTTAACTATTTCAACAGtggtacaatggctcaactatatgcttggctcatctcatcagctgattttattttttttaatttcagtggagtagggattgtcaagagGAGATTGCAAACTtgaaatgaaaccaacacattgacaacattttcttacaacacacaaaacctgctgagttttatgttttcattccattccattagCCTAACACCCATACGCAatttttgacaatctgaacaaaggtatgttgttgctgtagagatgagccaaccttataGAGTTAAGTCATGAGTGTGACGTTTTTTTGCATTCCTTATTCACAAATAACATGCCAAATGCCAATATAGGGAGCTTAAAATTCAGAATGTTCCTTTTCGACATAAGCGGCAATCCCTTTTCGATTCTACTGCATAGGCTTACacacaaggcgaatccatactgaattcgccttggcttaCACATCACCCATCTTTTATGTTGATTCACCGACAAAATTCAAACTCacatttattttcctttttagtgCAACAAAattctttattaataaaaaatattaatatgtatatttttttcttttcaatgtAAAATGTATGTTGTAGTATGTAGGTAAATATTTATGTAATATGCTACAATACATGGaattaaaataggttttaaacaTTGAAGGAGCTGACGTTGTGAGGTTTTTGTTTATGCAAACATATTTATtatgaatatgtatatatatatttttttttataattattattaattattaacatGAACATGTTATAAAAGTAAAAACTAAATTGCACTAGCTACCACTAAAAACgaagagaaaaaaattatatatagaaTAAACATTaagtattatttaaataaaaactaaatatataCATCGTGTTTATCTTGAtgcattgtttttgtgttttgtgtTAGAATGTTGGAAAAAGTTTGCAAAGGAAAATTAtgtactacatacatacaaaggtTTGCATCGTTTTTTGGGTGTTATGAAAGTATATAAATTTTGCAGATTTGTAGGTTATGTATGAAGATGTATTGGTTGTTCTTTCaacatttgatttttttaaagtaagattttCCTACTGCTTTGCTGGAGATCTTTTGCTACGAAGAggcttattttaaaatttgtttttagcaTTCAAAAATTATTGCCCTGTTTTACATTCTTATTGCAATTTCTATTGcattcaaattattaaatagtttaaaattaataaaaagctaTGTTTTTTTTATCGTAAATTGTttcatttttattgcaaaaaatgtttctagccagttattttttattttttaaattatgtttcACAAGAAAAATAAGTGCACTTCTTATGTTAAGAGTTAGATATTTACGCTGTctttttttaaaaacattaaaaataattGTTATTGTCGTAAATGTTATGAACAATTTTAATGATTGTCAAAATTTACTGTGTGAAATttttttatgtgtgtgtgtgtgtgtttatttcatattattttttaatttatttatttattgtatttgtAGTTCTTTGGCGATAATTTAAGCCTCCGATTTACATgtagatataaatatatatatatataaatattatattCTTTTATATGCAGCTAATATACATCCTTTAAATACTTTCTCACtacttttttttctgtttattttaaacattttttattgctGTGTTCTTCTATACAAATTGTTTATTTAGATATTTTAttaatgaatgaaaaaaaatcaattttatagttaattaatatatatatactaaacaTAAATATCCTTAGTTTATGCGTTATATTTATGAACGATAATTATTTGaagatttttttcaaatattgtatGTATCTAAAtatcatatttttttaataactgtacatacatacatagatatgcaTGAAATAACTAAAAATTATGTTTATGCTAAAATATATTAAGCTAGCTTCATTTGAAGGCAACAAggtagttttatttatttattcattttcttcttgcatttaattaattattatttaagcattaaattaaattatatttaataacaatatataattaataattattgtaAACATATTTTAGCATTAAAAAACACGTAAAATTAACTAAGTGTGTaagatgtgtgtgtgtgtgtgtgtgtgtgctggtAAGTGCAGTTTGTCGTTTAGCGTAGTTTGTTTGTATGGtttaaattatgtaattttttttactttatgatttttttttttagttttagtcgCTAAATAACCGTCtgctttatttttgtatgtacttAACTAAAAGAAGGCCGCTTGTGGTTGTATGCCATATGAAAATTGTATTATTGTAAAAACAATTACACATTTTCTGCAAAAAAAagtagttaaaaaaattattaaaaaaaaaaaaaaaaaaaaaatattcttatacCTATTTAGGAAAAAAGTAACATATAATTGCACAACAAATGTTAAGCAAAGTATTTGCGTAGGGCTTTAGGTTTCAAATATTTGGTTTAGGCGCACAAAACACACAAATTatatttacatgtttttttatatatttggcaaTTTAATCTTTTTctcacaaaattttaaaataacattATTTCTTGTCTAGCTAACCGAAACTTatcgttttaattttttgtttttactattttttttttttgttgatctaGCAGAGAATGATTGCCGCATAATAacctcaaacaaaaacaaattttataaaatggaaGTGGTTATTCGAacgaaaaaaaatactttttatcgCCCAAAAAAAGTATAAGgaagaaaaagagtattaaattaaaaaaggaaaatgggtAATTTTTGTACTAAATTTGCCGGACGAATAAGGACAGCCTAATGAAAATACTTCGACCGAAAGAATgtcctaaattttatttttttgcttaaaGTTTGTTTTATAAAGCTTCTACATTCATTTTGTGTTTagtttaggttaggtggtagctgccctaataggggaagctcacttggataaCATGTAGGTCCGTTGTGATATTTAGTTTAttacaattttaagaaaattcaTTTGTCGAATTTTTTTGCATcgaaaattttaacttaaattttgagaaattggaagatatttgcagttgaaattaatataaaatatatataagcgAAAAACTTTAATGAGTTATAAACGCAGTTtatccgaatttttttttttttaataataaaattatagaGAAATTTaagtcaatatttttttttaagaagcatttggataaaaagaaatttttatccgCTTGTCAGTTAAGAAATTAAAGATTGTTCTGAATTTTCATAAACAATTGgcgatgaaaacaaaaaaatgttcgtctgtttttaatttcaatcaaaatattgaaaaaactaaGTTCTAAatcaaattgttttaaaaatatacatatgtatgtatattaaaaaatgcGAAACAAACCATGTATTTGTTATTTTTCACAACTAGTATTCCCGACAGACTTTGTCCTGCGACAATATTGGTTTGCCTATCTTCAGAAAGTGAGCCTCGCTTTCACTCCCGtctatttttcttcttattcatGTCTATCCTTATTCCACTTACATTTGTCTCTAATGGATGAATTAAAGAAACGCTGAAATTTAAGCATAAATACAGCAAATGTACATTTGTGCGCAAAACTTTGTTTATTTTATGCCCTTCTCTTCCCAAGGTTTATGATATTAGCAGCGTTAGCCCAATATTTTTTTTGCATgcaatacttttatttttttcagtaTCGAAAAgtgaatgattttttttttaatttagccaTAAAGaagtaattaattaaaaaataaaaataaataaacgcaaccaaatttttgtattaaaacaaagcaaaataatttaattaaaaaatcaaGCAAACAATTTTcaaggtattaaaaaaaaatgttttttaataacGTTTCCAacgtttttaaaagaaaaaaataatatatataacttaGTGAAATAATTTAATTTGCTGCATTTTTTGCACATTTTTGGAAGCCTTTTTCCTGATTTTTCTTTGTCCTTGACAAacctc contains:
- the ttk gene encoding protein tramtrack, alpha isoform isoform X1 codes for the protein MKMASQRFCLRWNNHQSNLLSVFDQLLHAETFTDVTLAVDGQYLKAHKMVLSACSPYFNALFINHPEKHPIVILKDVPYSDMKSLLDFMYRGEVSVDQERLTAFLRVAESLRIKGLTEVNDDKPSPVTPTPPPPQLQRIQPYLVQQQQHQRSKSQNNLLAGSTSAGASGQHAQQQQSLLSSALASMPKRKRGRPRKLSGSSNGTGNDYDEYEREGMNDSEMGDCKMGDSYSGNDDGSDDNQRDGDLRDPSESRDSAFHNKKFKSKDNKPKQNDNDISTSVQLINTSPELSQRLFGLIKPAATVQPQQQQSSQNDAMQSDQAQVSLLQFNDPQEVITNLPAALGLKVRKTLQLTAPTQQSQQNQQQKPQHQQQQQNNTQNTNSLLKQQLRAGPKEISNTNNTTEPMSNPKNTDFSCAALQSLASVAERQTPNAIQPPSANNLHHQFLLHMAANPMLKPGADFFRQQQQQHQAQQQREQEQLNAQEQEQQQSQTPAQTSSQPTKLLEQEYQNEESMSPTNMDLILDQTDKSEPELMLVDETAGFDYKNADTSSVGNVDDSAVPITTITISDTADNENSNANRTNDLVRPNVSSGSSGTTSRRPVQRRRIRRKAQSTLDDQAEHLTEMSVRGLDLFRYARINEGVYQCTECAKDDLQKTFKNKYSFQRHAFLYHEGKVRKVFPCTLCGKEFSRPDKMKNHLKMAHENCVARDTSGFNPINYLISAATAEEMQTTIFTASAAAQQQQQQQQQQLQQQQIAQLQQQQQRSLSMHDDYMDNTLSILSAMPQERDHNSRPTSPTPAAALLKLRSDLTIKNEIVISPSPSPEPIMTVVPANANVPKSTNSSMLQAKRITQRLEEVK